A segment of the Luteolibacter sp. Y139 genome:
CATTCCTCGACGCCGTCATTGCGATCGCCCCCACGCTGTGAGGCCGGCCTCCGTGGAAGAGACCGGCCCCTGCTCTGTCATGGCACTCCACCGCAGGTGCACTCGCATCAGCGGATGAAGCCGAGTCCGGAAACGCGCTCCTTACCGTCGCGCTCCGTCACGGTGATGGTCACGGTGCCGCCGTTGGAATCCGCGGCCACTTCCGTTTTGAGATCGTCATGATGGGAAACCCGCCAATTCGCGAACTGGTCGGGAGTGCCACCGGCTTGGCGGAACGAAGCGGCAAACTGGGTGACGAAAGCCTCCTCAAATTTCGCTTTCTCCGTTTCCGAAGGAATCAGCACATACGCCGCCCCCACATTCTGTCCCATCGCTTCCAAGGTCCCCCAATCAATCGCCGAACGGGCCTTGGCATCGCCGCGAGCCAGCGCTTCGAAGGTATTCTTGGCAAAAGACATGTCGGCTTTGCTTTCCACCTTCTCACACTGTGTGAAGACGAAGGGCATGACGATGGCGAGGGGAATTGCTAGAACTCTCATGGTAATCATGGGTTGTTTCGGGAAGCCGCCTTGGGCCTCCTCGCCAACGTTTTCGCACATGGCGAACCACTTTCCTCCTCACTCATTTTCAACGCCTTGGGCGATTCGGGCGCTGTTCAAATCGTGCAAACCGCATCCACCGACAGGCAAAACCCTCCTTTCCATCTCCATCTGACTTGGCGAGATGCATCACCGCGGTCATCGTGTTGGCATATGCTCCGGCTCCTCTACGTCTTGGTTCTCGCATTCGCTTCCTGTGGCACCGGCGGCAAATCCAAGAAAAGCGCCACCTACCAGCCGGCCGAAGGTGACATCCTCTTCCAATCCTTGCCGAATCCCGCAGGCATGGATCTGGTCGATGCCATCGAAGGCTCGACCAACTCCCCCTATTCGCACTGCGGCATGGTCTTCCAAGAAGAAGGATCGTGGAAAGTCATGGAGGCCATCGGGCCGGTGAAGATCACCCCGCTAACAGAATACGTCTCCCGTGGCCGCGGCGGAAAAGTCTGGGCGTATCGCCTCGACGAATCAAACCGCAAGCACGTGCCCGCAGCCCTCGCCGCCATGCGCAGGGACCTAGGCAAACCCTACGACCCCCACTACCGCTTCGACGACGAGGCCATCTATTGTTCCGAGCTCATCTGGCGCGGATGGAAAGCTGCCACTGGCAAGGAACTCGGCGAAACCGTCATCCTCGGCAGCTTGAATTGGAAACCCTACAAGCCAGTGATCGAGGCAATCGAGGGTCAAGGACACTTGCCCCTCGATCGTGAGATGATCACCCCGCGCGACCTCGCCAAGGCCAAGGAGCTGACCCTCGTGTTCTCGGCGGACTGACGGTCACTCAAGAGCCGTCCAGCGATGGATCGAGACGATCGAACGGAACCACGGGTTATCGACCTGATCCGGCCGCCCCGTGATCACCTTGCCGGGTCCCGGATCAGCCTGGATCCAATCGCCGCCGCCGAGGTGGATCATCACGTGATTACCACCGCGAGTCACGGCGAGGTCTCCCGGCTGCATCAATGCTGGATCCAGTTCCCATAAGGGACCGGCGATACCGACCGGACGGGTGAAGCCACGATAGCCCTCCTTCATCGCCAAGGCACTGGTGTCATACCACCACTGCTCGATCCACATCCGGGCAGCGCGTCCATTGCCGCGGATTGCCTGATCAAGCAAAGCATCCCGCAAGGCCCGCCTCGGCAAGCCGGAGCAATCGATGCCGCGACCACCTTCGC
Coding sequences within it:
- a CDS encoding YiiX/YebB-like N1pC/P60 family cysteine hydrolase, which produces MLRLLYVLVLAFASCGTGGKSKKSATYQPAEGDILFQSLPNPAGMDLVDAIEGSTNSPYSHCGMVFQEEGSWKVMEAIGPVKITPLTEYVSRGRGGKVWAYRLDESNRKHVPAALAAMRRDLGKPYDPHYRFDDEAIYCSELIWRGWKAATGKELGETVILGSLNWKPYKPVIEAIEGQGHLPLDREMITPRDLAKAKELTLVFSAD
- a CDS encoding NlpC/P60 family protein; protein product: MSRKFSSRLVLYAGALAAYLLWQPLHNGWLRYGLPVMVVAVWVGLLMLAWDRKKWRLALLCLPLLVALPFVMPGRELDRGRLTERYLASMRGFVGTRYVWGGEGGRGIDCSGLPRRALRDALLDQAIRGNGRAARMWIEQWWYDTSALAMKEGYRGFTRPVGIAGPLWELDPALMQPGDLAVTRGGNHVMIHLGGGDWIQADPGPGKVITGRPDQVDNPWFRSIVSIHRWTALE